A window from Luteibacter flocculans encodes these proteins:
- a CDS encoding porin: protein MSRYPCRALGLGVIALLAFLCGAPPSFAADPVDEHAWQPAPYTLGQGLYFPALGLRIGGYADVHYFDLDGSRSESSLRDVSLFVTKDIGSRWQLFTELAMSRTVNVAGASNNGGDAEVDVERLYADFHASPAVTFRFGKFLTPIGEWNLVHADPLTWTVSRPLSTSAAFARHATGAMAFGTVSVQGRDLDYWVFADDSQNLGLGQDADDAFTDYTGDRSPRNNFRHAVGGRVLYHLAGDSINVGASFVSYQLEQPRHDYQLAGIDFTWTTRYLELTGEAIYRSGPSQLSDERGGFIEAGVPIAPRLYVIGRVERYHTSIPETTTTVRTAGINYRPIPGLVLKVEHRNGRGGDIVPAGWLASVSVLF, encoded by the coding sequence ATGAGCCGGTACCCATGTCGTGCCCTGGGTCTGGGCGTGATCGCTCTCCTGGCGTTCCTCTGCGGCGCGCCACCGTCGTTCGCGGCGGATCCTGTGGACGAACACGCCTGGCAGCCCGCCCCCTACACCCTGGGCCAGGGACTCTACTTCCCGGCCCTCGGGCTCCGGATCGGCGGATACGCCGATGTCCACTACTTCGACCTGGACGGCTCACGCAGCGAGTCGAGCCTTCGCGACGTGAGCCTCTTCGTCACCAAGGACATCGGTAGCCGCTGGCAACTCTTCACCGAACTGGCGATGTCGCGCACGGTCAACGTGGCCGGCGCGAGCAACAATGGCGGCGACGCCGAAGTGGATGTGGAACGGCTGTATGCCGATTTTCACGCCAGCCCCGCCGTCACGTTCCGTTTCGGCAAGTTCCTGACGCCGATCGGCGAATGGAACCTGGTACACGCCGATCCCTTGACCTGGACGGTCTCCCGCCCGCTATCGACCTCGGCAGCGTTCGCCCGCCACGCCACGGGCGCCATGGCGTTCGGTACGGTCAGCGTCCAGGGCCGCGATCTCGACTACTGGGTGTTCGCCGACGACAGCCAGAACCTGGGACTGGGCCAGGACGCCGACGATGCGTTTACCGACTACACCGGGGACCGCAGCCCTCGAAACAACTTTCGCCACGCAGTGGGCGGCCGCGTGCTGTACCACTTGGCGGGCGACAGCATCAACGTGGGAGCGTCGTTCGTCAGCTACCAGTTGGAACAGCCGCGTCACGATTACCAACTGGCCGGCATCGACTTCACCTGGACGACGCGGTATCTGGAGCTGACCGGCGAGGCGATCTACCGCTCGGGTCCGTCACAGCTCTCCGACGAGCGTGGAGGCTTCATCGAGGCAGGCGTCCCAATCGCCCCACGGCTTTACGTCATCGGCCGCGTGGAGCGATATCACACCTCCATCCCCGAAACGACCACGACCGTCCGTACTGCGGGCATCAACTACCGGCCCATTCCCGGACTGGTGCTGAAGGTGGAACACCGCAACGGGCGCGGTGGCGATATCGTGCCCGCGGGCTGGCTGGCGTCCGTGTCGGTGTTGTTCTGA